The following is a genomic window from Coriobacteriaceae bacterium.
GCCAGCGACACATTCAGAGCTTGAAGCGAAAGCGATTTTCCCGTTGTGCCGGCATCCTGCCCATCTAAAACAGATGGAGACCACCCACGATTAGCGGAATGGGCCTGATAAACAACATGAGTGCAATCGGCGGAAGTATCGGAAACAAACGCTCCGTCCGTTACTCCGGGCGCGCCACTGCCTTTACCGATAATCTTTACTTCGACAGCCTTAAGAAATGAACCCGGTATCGTTGCTCCCGCATCCGCGCCATTACACGCCCAACCAAGCCATCCTTTTTTGGAGTCAAAACACCGATACCAAACGTCATAGGCATTAGACAAATCACCAGTAAGAGTCAATCTCACAGCCTTTAAAACACGCCCATCGTTTTTAGAGGTAAGCGCAGCACCGTCAGAAACAACGCCGCTCCATCCATTAAATTCATAGCAGCCTGAATAACCGATTGAACCTGAAGTCTCTTGATTATCAAACGAGATAGAAAGCGAGGTCAAAGGTTCAGAGCCACTCTCAGAACCCATTAAAATCGTTTTACCCTGCACAGTGCCCAAGCTATTGCCATTAAGGCTATACGAACTGCCACTCAGAACATCCGTAGCTCCAATGAAATGGTTCAACGTATCGCCGGGAGCAGAGCCGCCCTTTTCAACCAACAAAACCTGAATACCCTGAATGGCAGCACCTTTCCCCACCGAGCCCGCAGGAGACCCATTGGACGTCCAGCCCAGCCATCCGCCCAATTTGGGAGCATACACACGGTACCAAATGTCGTAAGTTGCAGATATCTCGTCATTCAGCTTAAACTGAACGGCCTCAATGGACCGAGACTGCCCGGTCGTGCCAACAGTACCTGAAGACCAGCTTTGCCAACCAATGCCAGAGACGTGCGCGCGAGAGGAAATAGAGCCTCCGTGGCCATACCAATTAACACTAAGCGACAGTCCCTCAATTGCATTTGTTGAGTCAATGACCCCCGATGTCTTTCCGTTCGCGACAACACCCATCCATCCAACATTGGAGACATGAGATCGATAGGAAACGGTAGGCGGTTCCTGGGAATGGTCCCTAAAGGCATCGCCTCGCGCTGGCGCATCTTGAGCATTTTTTGGAAGCACCTTTATCTGAATAGCTTCGACCTGATAAGCATAGCCCTGTGTTCCAGCAGGCTCACCATTCGAGGCCCAGCCAAGCCAACCAACATTTGCAGAATGAACGCGATACCAAATGTCATACGATTCAGAAAGACCGCCCGACAAAGATAGCTTGATCGCCTCGATGGCTCGCGACTGTCCAACTGTTCCAGATGTCTGCCCGTTACCCACCGGCTGAGACTCCCAGCCGATCCCGGAAATATGAGATTGGACCGAAATGCTGTCACTCCCCAAAGGGGTGCCATCTTGTGAAAGCAGATTGATCTTTAGGGCTTCGACGCGCTTAGCACGACCTGTTGTACCAGCCGTCATTCCATTTGAAACGGGAGTTTGCCAGCCAATATCCTGTACATGAGTCTGGTATGAAACAGAGCCAAAGACAGCGGATACATCATTTTCGGGTTTCGGCGAATCAGTCGCATTGGAAGCAGACTCGCTAGAAACGGATGAGGGTGAATCATTGTCTGGCACAGTCGACTGCTCGACTTCAGCCCCCTGTTGTTCGTCATTTAAGACGAAGTCCTCGTCTTCTGAGCTGCCGGCGGCATTAACGGAATAATCAGTAGATTTCGGCTGTACCGGTAAAGAATCAGCCCAGACAGAAAGGGGCGTCAGAAGACACTGAAGAATCAGTAATGGCGTCATTGCCGTTGCTAGCAGTCGTTGCGTCTTTTTCATTCGACTCCCCCATCAATCGACCATCTTTAGCATCATTATTTATCGTTTCGGCAATTGCTTAAATAACGAAAACGTGAATGGCACTTAAATAGAAACGAACGGACCGTTGCAAAACGGCCCGTTCGTTTTAACCAGAGTAACTGCTAAAACCCGTGCGAAAACATGACTTTCGATCAGCTATGCAAGCGGCACGTTGTCATACCAACCCCACTTTGGCTTATATGAGGTGGAATAATAATCCAACCAGTACGCCATATCGAGCGTCCTGATCTGACCGACATTATCCATAACCTGGTTATTGCCAATATAGAGACAAACGTGACCGTAAATGCTGCCCATGCGGGTATGCGTATGCGAAGGAACGGCAATGACCATTCCGACTTTCAGCTGAGAATAGTCGGTGAATTTACAATAATCCCAGTAGTAATCGCAGGCATCTGTATGGACGTTCCTAAATCCGGCACGCTCGTAGATATCTGCAATCCACTCGGAGCACAATCCCGGGCCAGGAGACGGTACCTGTCGGGCAAAATCTACAATCTTCTTCTGCATGGGATTTGCAAATGCAGAAGGCTGCCCAAGCAAACACGGCGAAACGGTGCTCCCGGGGGCATTGGCGCCCTTCCTTGTAAGTCGAACTTGGACAGCTTGGACATGCATCCCATAGCCAGTGCTACCGGCAACGGCACCATTTTTAGTCCAACCAAGCCAACCGACATTATCAACATGGACCCTATACCAAACATCAAAATAGGTTGCCAAGTCACCAGAAAGAGAAATTTTAATAGCCTCAACCGAATTAGTTTCAGCAGTAGACGAAAGCTGCTCCCCGTTTGTCTTGCCAGAAGTCCAGCCAACATTCGAAAGATGCAGTTGATATTTAATCCCGCCGGCAACAGATGAAGTAGTTTTAGCCGAAAACCCGGTGATGGAAATTCCCTGACCAGTTGTACCGGACACCTCTCCGGCCGAGACAGAATTCTGCCAAGCGCCTTTCACCTGAGAGGAATATGTCACCGAAGGTATTTCAAGATGGGAATATCCCGATGTATCAGGATGGGAAGCACCCTTCTTAATGAGCTTAATCTGAACAGCCTCGAGAGAGCACGACATACCGGTGGTGCCGGCCTCCTCGCCGTCCTTGGCCCAGGCCATCCAGCCGATGTTGGAGGCGTGCACGCGGTAGTAGACGTCGTAGTCCTTGGCGAGGGAGCCCGTGAGCCTCAGGCGCACGGCCTCGACGGCGCGGCCCTGGCCGGTGGTGCCGCCCTCGGAGGCCGAGGGGGTGTCCCAGCCCTGCCAGCCGATGCCCGAGACGT
Proteins encoded in this region:
- a CDS encoding L,D-transpeptidase family protein, with amino-acid sequence MKKTQRLLATAMTPLLILQCLLTPLSVWADSLPVQPKSTDYSVNAAGSSEDEDFVLNDEQQGAEVEQSTVPDNDSPSSVSSESASNATDSPKPENDVSAVFGSVSYQTHVQDIGWQTPVSNGMTAGTTGRAKRVEALKINLLSQDGTPLGSDSISVQSHISGIGWESQPVGNGQTSGTVGQSRAIEAIKLSLSGGLSESYDIWYRVHSANVGWLGWASNGEPAGTQGYAYQVEAIQIKVLPKNAQDAPARGDAFRDHSQEPPTVSYRSHVSNVGWMGVVANGKTSGVIDSTNAIEGLSLSVNWYGHGGSISSRAHVSGIGWQSWSSGTVGTTGQSRSIEAVQFKLNDEISATYDIWYRVYAPKLGGWLGWTSNGSPAGSVGKGAAIQGIQVLLVEKGGSAPGDTLNHFIGATDVLSGSSYSLNGNSLGTVQGKTILMGSESGSEPLTSLSISFDNQETSGSIGYSGCYEFNGWSGVVSDGAALTSKNDGRVLKAVRLTLTGDLSNAYDVWYRCFDSKKGWLGWACNGADAGATIPGSFLKAVEVKIIGKGSGAPGVTDGAFVSDTSADCTHVVYQAHSANRGWSPSVLDGQDAGTTGKSLSLQALNVSLAGVDDGSLIEARAHVANIGWQEWRSAGYVGTVGQGLAIQALELRINGPLANQYDIFYRVHSAGYGWLGWAKNGDSAGTTGLNIQIEAVQIKLVVKGGNPGASSAPAFISAPALTLQAHVATLGWMNPVGNGGVAGTTGRSLAIEALKSNVSSSVSGGIEYSAHVQDVGWQGWTSNGNVAGTVGCAKRIEALKIRLTGDLSNYFDVWYRAYCQDFGWLDWTSNGQPAGTSRIGCRVESVQVKIVPKGAGAPGSTARPFTDQPLLPADMMTMLNRANRYSSNTSWLIMVDRQACRLGVFRGQRGSWSYAQYWTCSTGAPSTPTPTGEYTVTGKGYSFGHGYTCYYYTQFYGDYLFHSIPYYQGTFKPMDSRMGMHISQGCVRLPIDRAKWIWDNVPLATKVVIY